The following nucleotide sequence is from Gordonia jinghuaiqii.
GTTCGTACCCGTCGAGAACCATGTGCTCGGGGCTGATCGGAACCCAGCGGGGTTCGACCTCGAAGTAGTTGCAGAACTTCTCCCAACACACCTGCACGGCGGTCGAGAGCACCAGGTTGGGGGTTTCGGTGGACTTCCCCTCGGCCTTGCGGCGGGTCTGCCAGTGGCGCTTGAGCGCGAGTCCGCCGAGCATGCAGGCCTCGGAGGAGCCGATGGTCGACGTGCCGATCGAGTTGTCGACGTCGGGGTTGTTCCACAGATCCGCGAGGATCCGCCAGCAGCGGTCCTCGATCGCGGCCGTCTGGGGGTATTCGTCCTTGTCGATCATGTTCTTGTCGGCGGTCTCGCTGTAGAGACGTTTGGCCTCGTCGTCCATCCAGGTGGAGACGAACGTCGCGAGGTTCAGTCGCGCGTTGCCGTCGAGCATGGCCTCGTCGTGGACGATCTGATAGGCAGTGTCGGGCAGGAGCATGTCGTCGTTGAGTGCGAACTTGGGCAGTTCGGTGGCCTCGCCCGCCCGGGTGAAGACGGTGCTCAGAGTCATGGAATCGCCGACGTTGGTTGTCGTGCGGGCTCTTGAATAGGGCTCGGATGACATGGGTTCCTCCTGGGGTGGTTGGTGAGGTGCCGGTTGATCAGCGCTCGGGGTATTGGGTGAGCGCTTGGGGTAGGGGTGAAAGGACGGTTCGAGGTGATCTCGGACGGGACGGCCGCGCGGCGTGGCGGCTCTCGGCCTCCCTAGACTTCGACAGGCGGGTACAGGCGGTCCATCGTGTACTGGCGATTGCGTCGGGCCGCCCACGAGGAGATCAGCATGCTGACCACGGTGATGCCGGCGAGTACGGCTGTCGCGAGCCACAATCTGTAGTCGATACCACCCACGGTCAGTTGTCTCAGGCCTTCGACGGTGTATGTCATCGGATCGACATGGTGGATGTACTGGAACGGCGTGGCGGTGGTCGGCACGGGATAGATGCCTCCCGCCGACACCAGCTGCACCATCAGGAACGCCAGCGTCACCACGCGCCCGACGGCGACGCCGAACACGGCGTTGAACATCTGGATCATCGCCATGAAGGTGGCGACCACCAGCAGCAGGAACAGGAACGTCGAGATGGGATGGACCGCTCGGAGACCGACCGCGAAGGTGACGACCGAGTAGAGAACCGCGGCCTGGACGAATCCGATGGTGAATGCCGGTGCGTAAGAGGACAACACGACGCGCATCGACGAAAAGCCCTGCACGATCGGACGGGACTGCAAGGGGGTCAGCAACATCCAGGTGATGATCCCGCCGACGAACAGGGCCAGCGACATGAAGAACGGGGCGAAGCCGGTGCCGAAGGTCGGGGCTTCGTGGGTGTACTGCTCCTGGAGTTCAACCGGTTGGGCCAGCGTGGAGGCGATCTTCTTTTTCTGTTCGGACGTCCACGACGGCAGTGCCTTCACGCCCTCGTCGAGCCCGGAGGCCAGTTCATCCGCACCCGCGGACAATTTCACGGTGCCGCTCGCCAGCTCGGTGGCACCGGCACTCAATTCGCCGAGACCCGTGCTGAGTTCGGCAGAGCCGCTGCTCAATTCGCCTGCGACACCGCGCGCGGCGAGCACGTCGTCGCGCAGCCCGCCGTTCTCGAGGAGTGTCATGCCCAGCCGAAGCGGACTCTGCGGGTTGCCGAGCTGCTCGGACAGCAGGGTCGCGTCCGAAGACAGTTGGGTGAGCTGATTGTTCGCGTCCGGGCCGAGTCCGTTGGTACGGAGGAACTGGCGCGCCGGCGACAACGCCTCGGCGAGGCCGCGCATGGCGGGATCGGATGAGGCGCTCAGCCGGGTGATCACCGCGTCGATGGCGGTGCCCGCCTGCGACTGTCGCTGGGCCGCTGCCGTCAGCTGGTTCGACGCCGCGGCGGCGTTGCGGGACAGCCGGTCGGCCGCGGCGTTCACCTCTGCCGGGGATATCCCGGTCCGATCGCCGGTGCCGATGGCGGCGAGCAGCGGATCGGTCGCCCGGAGAAGGGCGGCGTCGAGCGTGCCGAGTCCACCGGCGAGCTGTGCCGCGCCGTTCTTGGCCGTCACGAGGTCGGTCGCGATCTCCTGCGCCCCGGAGTTGGCGGTCCTGAGTCCGGCGGCGAGTTCGTCCGCGCCGCTCGCGGCCGTACCGAGCTTGCCCGCCACGGTGCCGACGTCGCTGAGGACGATGTCGAAGGTCTGGGCACCCACCTGGGCGCCGACCTTGTTGACCACCTGCTGTGCGGCATCCTGGCCGATGATCGTCGCCAGATAGTTGTTTGCGTCGTTGTAGGTGAAAATCAGTGGTGCCGAACGTGGTTCGTCACTGGTCGGGGAGGCGATGGCTGCGCTGAAATCGGCGGGCAGGGTGATGGAGAAGTAGTACTTGCCGTGGGCGACACCGTCGGCGGCCTCGTCGGCGGAGACCTCCTTCAGATCGAGCTGTCCGGAATCGATCAGCCCTTGTGCGACCTGGCTTCCGGCGTCCAGCTTCTGTCCGTCGACCACCGTGCCGGTGTCCTCGTTGACCAGTGCGACCGGGATCTTGTCCGCGGCGGCGAAGGGATTCCAGAACGCCCACAGGTACATGGCCCCGTACAGCAATGGCATGAGCATGATGACGACGAGGGCCAGTCGTGGCATCCGGCCGCGGTAGTACCGCTTGAAGTCACTGCCCGGCGAGAATGCGGCAAACATCGTGTCTCAGATCCGATCTTCGAGGCCGACGAACCGGCCGTCGGTGAGGTTGTCGATGCGGATCACCTCGCGTACTCCACCTGCGGCGGTGGTCGCGTTGATGTCGGCGGTGATGACGGTCTGGGTGCGTCCGAGCTCGACGAGGCGCTCCATGAGGTGGATCTGGTTCTCGCGCCGCGTCAGGCGGTCGACGCCGCCGACCACGAGCAACGGGGGCCGTCGGAGATTGCCGATCGCGATGCGAAGCAGTGCGGCGGTGAGCTCGGGCAGCTCCTCGACGAAGGACTCCAGGGTGGGCAGGGGGTAGGACCCGAACACGGGCGCGCAGATCCGCTCGAGGTCGGCCCGGTCTGCGGGGCGCACCCACCGGTACCACGGCGCCGACCAGCGGAGCTGCTCGGTGATCACGTCGCTGACACGAATGGTCTGCTCGATGCCGTCGACCTCGTCGATCCACGCCACCGCGGAGTTGCCGAACAGGTGGTGCGCGTCGCCCGAACGTCCGAAGGCCACGAGTTCGCCGGTCGACTGCCGCATCCGACCGGCCAGGGTCAGCAGCAGCGCGGTTCGTCCACGACCGCCCGGTCCGGCGAGAACCGTGACGCCGCCGTCGGCGATACGCAGGTCCACAGGGCCGAAAATGTGTCCCCACGACGCGTCGACACCCAGTTCACGGGCCTCGATCAAGGGCGTCTGGGCGGTGCTGAAGTCACCGCCGCGCGGTTCCGGCACCCCCTCGTGACCCGGAGTCACCTCATCCGAAGACAACATCGTCCAACTTTCGCGAGTAGTGCGGTAGATCCGCGCGAACTGTCGTCCCCCCCGGCGGGAGGACGACAGCGATGAATCAGGGGATTACCGGGTGGTCGGGACGACTCCGCTGCCGTCTCTGATCGACGGACGGGTCTCGAGACGGACGAACGCCGACAAGACGGCGGCCTCGTCGGGATCGCTGCCGGGGTCGTTGCCGGCCGGAAAGATCGGCACGGAAGTGTTCCCTGCTGCGGGGGTTCTCGCCGGGGTGGTCACCGAGTTCTGGTCCAGGCGTCCGGCGTTGTCGATCGGCTGATCTGAGATGTCGTATGTCCGGGAATTGCAGGCAACTGTGCGATTGTGAACTGCCGCTGCACTGGACATGGCTGAAACTTAGCCCAGTCATATCGGACATGTCCATCAAACGGGAAAAGGCGTTCACCGGCGCCGATGGCACGAAATTGCCTTCGTGGGGGACGCCGGAACAACGTGTCTGCTGCAGGTTCGAACCCGGTCATCGCGTGACTCAACTCACGCTAGCAGGGGGTGTCGTCCGGGTTGACGCCGTGAGCAGACGTGTGGTCGGCCACCGTCCGGATGGCGGCCACACGAGAGCACGGCGGCTCCGATCATCTCGGAAACGGCACGTTTTTCCCGCTATCGGCGCGCAACCGACATGGCCTACTCGCCGGTGATCTGGCACATGGCCGACGTCGTAACGCAGACTCCGCGCGCGCACGGCCCGGCCCACACCGAGCGGGGCTGTCGGGGTCAGGTCGCGGCGGACGGCCTCAGGGCGCGAACCCGATGACCGTGGTGCCCTTCTGGCAGGCGGCGAGTACGCCCTCGAGCTGTGAGGGGGCGCACGTCCACCCCGCCACCGACTGTTGTTGACCGGTCACGATCTTCGGCGCGTACTGGGTGGCGACCGTCTTCGCCGAATCGCAGGTCACCTCGCCGGCCAGGACCAGGACGCGCAGGGCGCCGTCGGGGCCGGGCACGGTGCCGCAGGTGGTGTCGGATTCGTCTGAGGCGACCTCGGACCGCGTCGTGTCCGTGGCGGGCTTGCGGCCGCCGACGACGGGCGGGGACGTCGACGGGCGATCCTCGGTGGGGCCGGATGATGCCGCGACGCTGGTCGCGGCGGTCGAGGATGCCGTGGTCACGTCCTGTTCGTCGCCGCACCCGACCAGCGCGAACATTGCCACCGAGAGTCCGAGTGCAGTTCCGGCGACCCTGCTCGCTCCGCGGACGCGGGTTCCGGCGGCGGTGACGGGGCGAGTTCTGCGCGACATGGTTCCCCACGTTAGCGAACCCGTTCGCCGAGTCCGGGCGGGTCCTGCTCCCCGTCCGGATCGCCACCGGTTTGGGCGGCGGGCGTCGACCTGGGAAGATGCTCGGCGTGAGCAGTACCGGAACCGAAGTCGCCGACCCCACCTATGCCGTCGGCACCACCTTGGCCGGCACCCGCGGCCGTACCGGGGTCATCAGCACTCCACACGGCGTGATCCAGACCCCGGCATTCGTTCCGGTGGGTACCAAGGCGACGGTGAAGACCGTTCTGCCCGAGTCGGTGGCCGCGCTCGGCGCCCAGGCCGTGCTCGCCAACGCCTATCACCTCTACCTGCAGCCGGGGCCGGAGATCATCGACGCGGCGGGCGGGCTCGGCGCGTTCATGAACTGGCCGGGACCCACCTACACCGACAGCGGTGGATTCCAGGTGATGTCGCTGGGTGCGGGTTTCAAGAAGGTCATCTCGATGGAGGCCAACGGCACCCCCGACGACGACCTCACCGCCAACGGCAAGGAGCGACTCTCACGCGTCGACGACGACGGGGTCACCTTCAAATCGCACCTCGACGGCTCGACGCACCGCTTCACCCCCGAGGTGTCCATGCAGATCCAGCATCAGCTCGGCGCCGACATCATCTTCGCCTTCGACGAACTGACGACCCTGATGAACACCCGTCGGTATCAAGAGGATTCGCTGGAGCGGACCCGCCTGTGGGCGATCCGGTGCCTCGACGAACACAACCGGTTGAGTGTCGAGCGGGCGCACCGTCCGCAGCAGTCGCTGTGGGGTGTCATCCAGGGCGCACAGTACGAGGATCTGCGTCGCAAAGCGGCCCGTGATCTCGTCGCGCTCAGCGACGCCGACCGCGCGGTCGGCGGAAAAGGCTTCGGCGGCTACGGCATCGGCGGCGCGCTGGAGAAGGACAACCTCGGCACCATCGTCGGTTGGGTCAACGACGAACTGCCCGAGGACGCCCCGAAACATCTGCTCGGCATCAGCGAACCCGACGACATCTTCACCGCCATCGAGAACGGCGTCGACACCTTCGACTGCGTATCGCCGACCCGCGTCGCACGCAACGGTGCCATCTACTCGCTCGACGGTCGCTACAACGTCACCAATGCCAAGTACCGCAAAGACTTCCGTCCGCTCGACCCCGAGATCGAGAACTACACCTCGCAATACAGCCGCGCCTACCTGCACCACCTGTTCAAGGCGAAGGAAGGCCTCGGTGCCACACTCGCGACGCTGCACAATGTGTCGTTCATCGTGACCCTCGTCGACCGTGCCCGCGAGGCGATCGAGAACGGGAACTACACCGAGTACCGGGACGAGTTCCTGCGGCGTTATTACGGTTCGTCGCGGGACTGAGCCGCCGATCGGCCGGGCTGTGGCCGTCGTCACGGAACCGGTTGCATGATCCCGGTACGTTGTGCGCCACGTACGGCGCGGTTGCGTACACCCACCAAGACTCGGCACCCTGTAGGGGTAGTCGAGTACCAGCGAGAGAGACGATGAGACGCGGAAAGCGCCGAAAACGCCGACGACGACACATGTCGGCCCCCAGTTGTGAACTGAACAACGGTGAACTGAACACGGCAGGCGTTCTGCCTGCCCCCGACCCCGGGACGGCGACATGCTGACCGTTCTCGGAATCGGACTCGGAATCCTGGTGGTCTTGCTGATCACCGCCCTGACCGGCTACTTCGTGGCCCAGGAATTCGGCTACATGGCGGTCGACCGATCCCGCCTGAAAGCCCGCGCCGAGGCCGGCGACGCCGCCGCGAAACGCGCCCTCGGCGTCACCCGGCGCACCTCCTTCATGCTCTCCGGCGCGCAGCTCGGTATCACCGTCACCGGCCTTCTCGTCGGTTACGTCGCCGAACCGCTGATCGGTTCCGGCGTCGGTGACCTGCTCGGCGAGGTCGGCATCCCGGTGGGTGTCGGCGTGGTGATCGGCACCGTCATCGCGATCCTGTTCTCCACCGTCGTGCAGATGGTGTTCGGCGAGCTGTTCCCGAAGAACCTGGCCATCGCCCGCCCGGAACCGGTGGCGTTGTGGCTGTCCCGGTCCACCACGATCTACCTCGCCGCATTCGGCTGGCTGATCTCACTGTTCGACAAGGCCTCGAACCTGCTGTTACATGCCCTGCGCATCGAACCCGTCCACGACGTCGAGCATTCGGCGTCGGTGCGCGACCTCGAACACATCGTCGCGGAGTCCCGCGACGCCGGGGATCTGCCCGACGACCTGTCGGTGCTTCTCGACCGTGTGCTCGACTTCCCGACGCGCACGGCCGAACATGCCATGATCGCGCGACCGAACACCGATCACGTCGACGCCGCGTTGCCTGCGGCGGAGGTGCTCACCCTGATGAGCACCGGTCACACCCGGTACCCGGTGCTCGCCGGCGCCGACGACGAGGTGCGCGGTGTGATCCACCTGCAGGACCTCCTCGAGTGGTCCTACGCGCTCAAACAACACCCGCCGCAGGCCGATCCGTCGGCCGTCGCGGTCGACCTGAGTCGCGCGGCAGTGGTGGTGCCCTCCACCCTGCCGCTGCCCGAGGTGCTCGAGAACCTCGCGGCCGCCCATGAGGAGATGGCCATCGTCATCGACGAATACGGCGGCTTCGCCGGGGTGGTCACCGCCGAGGACATCGCCGAGGAGCTCGTCGGCGAGATCGACGACGAACACGACCCGGAGGCGTCGGCGGCGGTCGAGGAAACCGCCGAAGGCTGGCTGGTGCGCGGCGACGCGCACGTCGACGAGGTGTCGCGGGCCATCGGCTGGGAACTGCCCGAAGGAGACTACGAGACGATGGCCGGGCTGGTGATCGCCGAGTTCGTGGGCCTGCCCGAGGCCGGGGACGCGGTCACGATCACCATCGGACCCGATCCGGCAACGCTTCTCGACGACGACGAGGCGCCGCCTCGAAAGGTGCGCGCAACGGTGCTCGAGGTGGACAAGCGTGTGCCGTCGCTGCTGTCGATGACCATGTCGGACGATGCCGACGTCTCCTCCGACGCAGGACAGGAGGACGACCGTGGATAACCCGTGGATTGTCGTTTCGGTGACCGTGGCCCTGATCGCGGCCAGCGCGTTCTTCGTCGCGGTGGAGTTCGCGCTCATCGCCGCGCGCAGGCACCGGCTCGAGGACGCGGCCGCCACCAGTGGCAGCGCCCGTGCGGCGCTGCGCAGCGCGTCGGAGTTGTCGGTGCTGCTCGCCGGCTCGCAACTGGGCATCACGGTGTGCACGCTGGCGCTCGGTTCGGTCACCAAACCCGCTGTGCACCACTGGCTCACACCGGTCTTCGTGGACTGGGGCCTGCCGTACTGGTCGGCTGACGTCGTCGGCTTCGTGCTGGCGTTGATCATCGTCACGTTCCTGCACCTGGTGGTCGGGGAGATGGCGCCCAAGTCGTGGGCCATCGCGCATCCCGAGCGGTCGGCCATCGTGCTGGCGCTGCCGATGCGTGCGTTCATGTGGGTGACCCGGCCGGTCATCGTGCAGCTCAACCACCTGGCCAACTGGTGCCTGCGGCGTGTGGGTGTCGAACCCGTGGACCAGGTCGCGACCGGCCAGGACAGCGATGCGCTGCGACACCTGGTGGAGCACTCCGCCACGGTCGGCACGCTCGACGAGCGCTATCACGCCCACCTGACCAGTGCGCTGGAGTTGGAGTCGCTGACCGCCGGGGACGTCGTGACGCCTCGCGACCAGCTGGGCGAGGTGCCGCCGGATATCGACGCGGACGCCATTCAGGCCGCGGGCCGGACCTCCGGGCATCTCCGGTTGCTGGTGCGGGAGGAGGCCGGGGCGCGGGTCCAGGGCATCGTCCACGTGCGCGACAGCCTGGGTGCCGCACCGGGGGTCACCGCCGCCGACCTGATGCGACCGGTACTACGGATCGACTCGGACCAACCGGTGTACGAGGCGCTCGCGACCATGCGGGCCCAGCGCGCACACCTCGCGCTGGTGACCGGCGAGGACGGTGTGGCGATCGGGCTGGTCAGCCTCAACGATGTGTTGCACCGACTCCTCGCGACGGCGACGCCGGAGGCGTGATCGGCGCCCGGCTCGTCGCCGGGAACACCCCCTTCGGGGAGCGTGGTGGCGTTCGTTGCGCCGGCGGAAGCGGGAACGGCAGGTCCGGAGCGGAATTCGCGGCCCCGTGAGAGGGCTCCGAGGGCACATTGCCCTTGAGTCGCTCTGAGGGGGACGAGGATTCACGACTGTCTGCACCTCGGCCGCCGGTGCCGGCCTCGTATGTGTTCGCCGGGCGGAATCCACCGGGAGGTGGACTCGCCATCATGGCGGACTGGTCACCCATTCCGTGGGAGCCAGGATCCACGGCGACTTGGGGAGCGCTCCGGGGTCGAACCGCTCGGACAGGGTGGCGAGATCGACGGTCTCGTCCCGGGCGGCGAGACCGAGCGAGGAGGCGATCCGGGACAGGACGGTCGTCGTCGGAATGCCTTGGGCTGCAAGGTCGGTGAGGGTGACGGCGCCGTCGCGTTTGCTCAGGCGCACCCCGTCGGCGTTGAGGACCATCGGTACGTGCGCATAGGTCGGCGGCACCGATCCGAGGCGCGTCGCGAGGTAGGCCTGACGCGGCGCCGATGACAGCAGGTCGTCACCCCGGACGACCTGGTCGACGCCCTGGGCGGCGTCGTCGACGACGACGGCGAGGTTGTAGGCAGGTGTGCCGTCGTTGCGCTGGATCACGAAGTCGTCGACCGCGCCGGTGTAGGAGCCGTGGAGCTCGTCGAACACGGCGAACTCGGAAACGTGGGTGCGGATGCGGATCGCCGGTGGCCTGGTCGACCGGCGCTCGGCCCGTTGCGCCTCGGTCAGGTCGCGGCACGTGCCCGGGTAGGCGCCCTGTGGTGCGTGCGGTGCGGAGGGGGCTTCGAGGATCTCGCGGCGCGTGCAGAAGCACTCGAAGGTCTCGCCGGCGTTGTGGAGTCCGTCGATGATCGCGCGATATGTCGCGAGGCGATCGCTCTGGTAGACGACGGGCGGGTCCCAGTCGATGCCGAGCGCGGCCAGGTCGGCGAGCTGACCGGCGTCGGCGCCCGGGGCGGTGCGGTCGAGATCCTCCATGCGGATGAGGAAACCGCGGCCGGTGGTCCGTGCGAACAGCCACGCGAGCACCGCCGTCCGCAGATTGCCGACGTGCAGGTCGCCGGACGGGGACGGCGCGTACCGGCCCGCTCGCAGCTGTGTCGACATCGCGTCGAGCGTACCGCCGGGCTCTCCGGAGGTGCGTGGCGAGTGCGGGGCGACGCGATGAGAAACGGTGTCGGGGGAGGTCTGTCCCGGTGTCCGGCGCTCCACGCCACCCGGGACACCCCGGGGCGCGGTCATTGCGGTCGCGTCGAGAAGTGAGGAACGATGAATTCATGGATCTCCCGGTCATGCCTCCCGTCGCGCCGATGCTGGCCAAGGCGGTCACCGCGGTCCCGCCGCAACCCGATGGTTCGCAGTCCTGGTCCTATGAGCCCAAATGGGACGGTTTCCGGGCGCTGATCTTCCGCGATGGCGACGAGGTCACGATCGGTTCGCGCGGCGGCAAGGACCTGGCCCGCTACTTTCCCGAGATCGTCGAGGCAGCCAGGGCCGAACTGCCCGAGAAGGTGGTCCTCGACGGCGAGATCGGGGTGCCCGCGCTCATCGGAGACACGCATCGGCTGGACTGGGATTCGCTGGCTCAGCGGATACACCCGGCTCAGTCCCGGGTGGACATGCTCGCCGAGAAGACCCCGGCGATCTTCATCGGATTCGACGCTCTGGCGCTGGAGTCTCTGAACGTGATGGGTGAACCGTTCGAGGTACGACGCGAGGCGTTGTTGCGGGCGGTGGGCCCCGGCGGCCGCGACCGCCGATGCCATGTGAGTCGGGTGACGATCGATCCCGCGGTCGCCGAGGACTGGTTCTCCGCCTTCGAAGGCGCGGGCCTCGACGGGGTCGTCGCCAAACGGCTCGACGGGGTGTACGTCGAGAACAAACGTGAGATGTTGAAGGTCAAACACAAGCGGACCGCGGACTGCGTGATCTTCGGATATCGGATCCACAAGTCCGGCAGGGGGATCGGTTCCATGCTGCTCGGGCTGTACGGCGATGACGGCGAGTTGCGCATGGTCGGCGGGGCGGGTGCCTTCTCCGACGCCAAACGCGTTGAGCTGCAGGAGATGTTCGAGCCGATGCGCCTGCACCCCGACAAGGCCTCACCGGGTGAGCCGACCCGGTGGCGGTCGGAGAAGTCGGGGGAGTGGATTCCGATTCGGCCGGAGCTGGTCGCGGAGTTCGCCTACGACCAGATGGAGAACCATCGGTTCCGGCACACCGTGAAGTTCCTGCGATGGCGTCCCGACCGGGATCCGGAGAGCTGCGGCTACGACCAGCTCGACGTTCCGCTGACCTACGACCTGCACGACGTCCTCGAAGGGGAATGACCCATGGCATCTCGTTCTCCGGCAGAAGAACTCGACGTCGACGGCATCGCCGTTCGGATGAGCAACCCGGACAAGATCTACTTTCCGGAGCTCGGTGAGGATGGCGGCCGCAAACGGGATCTGGTCGGCTACTACCGAACCGTGGCGCTGGGCGTCGACGCCGGCGGCGACGGCCCGCTGATGCGTGCGACCCGGGACCGCCCGACGTTCCTGCAGCGGTTTCCCGACGGCGTCGAGGGCGACGAGATCTATCAGAAGCACATCGCCAAGAAGCGTCCCGAACATGTGCAGTCGACGGGAATCGTGTTCCCGTCCGGCCGAACCGGGGATGCGATCCGGCCCACCGTACCCGCCGACCTCGTGTGGGGTGCCAATCTCGGCACCGTCACCTTTCACACCTGGCCGACGCTGGCCGACGACAACGACCATCCCGACCAGCTCCGGATCGACCTCGATCCGCAACCGGGAACCACTTTCGAAGACGTGCGGCGCGTGGCCGTCGAGGGCCTGAAGCCGCTGCTCGACGAGCTCGGGTTCGCGGGCTTCGTGAAGACCTCCGGTGGCCGCGGCGTGCACGTGTACGTACCGATCGAGCCGCGGTGGGACTTCATCGCCACCCGGCGGTGCGTCATCGCGCTCGCCCGTGAACTCGAACGGCGCGATCCCGATCGCGTCACCACGTCGTGGTGGAAAGAGGAACGCGGAGAGCGGATCTTCATCGACTTCAACCAGAACGCGCGTGACCGGACGATGGCGTCACCGTATTCGGTTCGACGCAGCGCGCGTGGCCGGGTCTCGACGCCGGTGACGTGGGCCGAACTCGCCGACGTCGACCCCGACGACTGCACCATGGACACCGTCCCGAAACTCCTCGCCGATCGTGGTGACCCGTGGGCCGACATCGCCGACCATCGCCGCGGCGTCGAGAAGCTGTTGGAGATGGTCCAGGAAGACGACGCGAATGGCCTGGGGGACATGCCGTATCCGCCCAGCTACCCGAAGATGCCCGGCGAGCCGCCGCGCGTACAGCCGAGCAAGAAGGTCGCCGAACACTGGGACGAGAAGGGCAATCGGCGACCGGAGGGGTGAGCTCGGGCCCCCGAAAGATGCGTTCAGGCCCGGAAGTGTTCAGCCGCGGAAGTGTTCGGGCCCGGAGGTGTTCAGGCCCGGAGGTGTTCAGCCCCGGAAGGCGATGAGCAGCCCGAGATACAGGAAGTATCCCGCGACGAATGCGAGGCCTTCCGGTCGCGAGATCCGGCGGCCGGAGATGAACACCGGAATGCACAGCAGCGCAACGGCGGCCATCAGCGGGATGTCGATACGGATGAGTTCGTCGGTGACGTCGAGTGGTTTGACCAGGGCGGTCACGCCGAGGATGAACGCGATGTTGTAGACACTCGAGCCGATGAGGTTGCCGATCGCGAGGTCGCGGTTGCCGCGGAGCGTCGACATGATCGTCGTGGTGAGCTCGGGCGCCGAGGTCCCGATTGCGACGATCGTCAGTCCGATGAACGCCTCGCTGACGCCGAGATCGGTTGCCACGTCCACCGAACCGCGCACGAGCAAGTCCGCACCGACGACGACCACCGCGATGCCGCCGATCAGTTCCAGCACCCGCTGCCACATCGGTCCGCCGGTCGCGGGCAACTCGTCGTCGGTCACCAGGCTGGTCGTCTTCGCCTTGAGTTCGGCACGGATGGCGATGGCGGTGTAGGCGGCCGCCAATGTCAGCAGGAGCAGGCCGTCGAGTCGGGTGAGGGTGCCGTTGGCGCTCAACGCGAGGAGCAGCAGTGCACTGATGACCATCACCGGAAGGTCGAGCCGGATGGTCTGGCGACCCAACGCGAGAGGCACCATGGCGGCCGAAAGGCCCAGGATCAGAAGCAGATTGACGATGTTGGTGCCGGCGATGTTGCCGATGGCCAGCGCTCCGGCGTCGTTGAACGACGCGTCGATCCCGACCGCGAGCTCGGGCATGGAGGTGCCGATCGAGACGATGGTCAACCCCACCAGAAGTGGTGAGACGCCGAGCTCGCTCGCGATCGCCGATCCGCCGCGCACCAGCAGTTCCGCGCCCGCCACCAGGCCGCCGAGTCCGAGCAGCACGAACAGGACGTCGGTCACCATACGACGACCCTAACCGGCGTATCCGCGCACCCTCAGCGGCGGAAGGCCTCGGCCGCCCAGTCCGCGAACGGCTGCCAGCCGACGCCGGGGAAGCGGCGGTGCAGCGTGGGGATGTCGACCTCGTAACCGCGGTCGCCGAGGAAGGTGAACATCGCACTCATGTCCGGCGACGGGATGCGCCCGGGGTCGAAGGACTCCGCGGCCACCGCGGTGTTCAGTACCTCGCCGACGATGCGCGCCATCTCCGCCGGGCTCGGCTGGTCGGACGCGATGTCGATGCGTTCGCCCACGTGGAGGTCGGGTTCGGAGAACAGCAGGGCGACGAACCGTCCCAGATCCCGCCGCGAGAGTTGTTGCAGCGGTTTGTCGGCGGGCATCGCGATCGGCATGACGCCGGCGTCGAGGGCATCGGTGCCGGCGAGCAGATTGTCGTAGAAGTAGGCCGGGCC
It contains:
- a CDS encoding YhgE/Pip domain-containing protein; the encoded protein is MFAAFSPGSDFKRYYRGRMPRLALVVIMLMPLLYGAMYLWAFWNPFAAADKIPVALVNEDTGTVVDGQKLDAGSQVAQGLIDSGQLDLKEVSADEAADGVAHGKYYFSITLPADFSAAIASPTSDEPRSAPLIFTYNDANNYLATIIGQDAAQQVVNKVGAQVGAQTFDIVLSDVGTVAGKLGTAASGADELAAGLRTANSGAQEIATDLVTAKNGAAQLAGGLGTLDAALLRATDPLLAAIGTGDRTGISPAEVNAAADRLSRNAAAASNQLTAAAQRQSQAGTAIDAVITRLSASSDPAMRGLAEALSPARQFLRTNGLGPDANNQLTQLSSDATLLSEQLGNPQSPLRLGMTLLENGGLRDDVLAARGVAGELSSGSAELSTGLGELSAGATELASGTVKLSAGADELASGLDEGVKALPSWTSEQKKKIASTLAQPVELQEQYTHEAPTFGTGFAPFFMSLALFVGGIITWMLLTPLQSRPIVQGFSSMRVVLSSYAPAFTIGFVQAAVLYSVVTFAVGLRAVHPISTFLFLLLVVATFMAMIQMFNAVFGVAVGRVVTLAFLMVQLVSAGGIYPVPTTATPFQYIHHVDPMTYTVEGLRQLTVGGIDYRLWLATAVLAGITVVSMLISSWAARRNRQYTMDRLYPPVEV
- the tgt gene encoding tRNA guanosine(34) transglycosylase Tgt, yielding MLGVSSTGTEVADPTYAVGTTLAGTRGRTGVISTPHGVIQTPAFVPVGTKATVKTVLPESVAALGAQAVLANAYHLYLQPGPEIIDAAGGLGAFMNWPGPTYTDSGGFQVMSLGAGFKKVISMEANGTPDDDLTANGKERLSRVDDDGVTFKSHLDGSTHRFTPEVSMQIQHQLGADIIFAFDELTTLMNTRRYQEDSLERTRLWAIRCLDEHNRLSVERAHRPQQSLWGVIQGAQYEDLRRKAARDLVALSDADRAVGGKGFGGYGIGGALEKDNLGTIVGWVNDELPEDAPKHLLGISEPDDIFTAIENGVDTFDCVSPTRVARNGAIYSLDGRYNVTNAKYRKDFRPLDPEIENYTSQYSRAYLHHLFKAKEGLGATLATLHNVSFIVTLVDRAREAIENGNYTEYRDEFLRRYYGSSRD
- a CDS encoding hemolysin family protein yields the protein MLTVLGIGLGILVVLLITALTGYFVAQEFGYMAVDRSRLKARAEAGDAAAKRALGVTRRTSFMLSGAQLGITVTGLLVGYVAEPLIGSGVGDLLGEVGIPVGVGVVIGTVIAILFSTVVQMVFGELFPKNLAIARPEPVALWLSRSTTIYLAAFGWLISLFDKASNLLLHALRIEPVHDVEHSASVRDLEHIVAESRDAGDLPDDLSVLLDRVLDFPTRTAEHAMIARPNTDHVDAALPAAEVLTLMSTGHTRYPVLAGADDEVRGVIHLQDLLEWSYALKQHPPQADPSAVAVDLSRAAVVVPSTLPLPEVLENLAAAHEEMAIVIDEYGGFAGVVTAEDIAEELVGEIDDEHDPEASAAVEETAEGWLVRGDAHVDEVSRAIGWELPEGDYETMAGLVIAEFVGLPEAGDAVTITIGPDPATLLDDDEAPPRKVRATVLEVDKRVPSLLSMTMSDDADVSSDAGQEDDRG
- a CDS encoding hemolysin family protein, coding for MDNPWIVVSVTVALIAASAFFVAVEFALIAARRHRLEDAAATSGSARAALRSASELSVLLAGSQLGITVCTLALGSVTKPAVHHWLTPVFVDWGLPYWSADVVGFVLALIIVTFLHLVVGEMAPKSWAIAHPERSAIVLALPMRAFMWVTRPVIVQLNHLANWCLRRVGVEPVDQVATGQDSDALRHLVEHSATVGTLDERYHAHLTSALELESLTAGDVVTPRDQLGEVPPDIDADAIQAAGRTSGHLRLLVREEAGARVQGIVHVRDSLGAAPGVTAADLMRPVLRIDSDQPVYEALATMRAQRAHLALVTGEDGVAIGLVSLNDVLHRLLATATPEA